The genomic interval AACAATTCAATTACCGACAGATCATTTATGGTTGGGTGGTTCTGAATTTACTCCTGCTGGTACAGAATTTATTGCTAATATGCCAACGGAAGAAATTTTCACGATGCCACTTAAAAATGGTGTTAACGGTAAGGTGGTAAGTTCTAAACCTTTGAATTATCATGGTAATTTAATTGAAGGGTTTGAACTTACTTTTGCAGAAGGCAAAGTAATAAAGTATAGTGCGACTAAGGGGGCAGAAATTTTAAAAAAATTATTGGAAGCTGATGCTGGGGCGTCTTATTTAGGCGAGGTGGCGTTAGTGCAACAAAACTCACCAATTTCAAATATGGATTTGTTGTTTTATAATACGTTATTTGATGAAAATGCATCTTGCCATTTAGCTTTTGGTAAAGCTTACCCGGTATGTATAAAAGATGGTGAAAATATGAGTAAAACAGAGTTGGCGGAAAAAGGGGTCAATGATTCGATTGTCCACGAAGATTTTATGATAGGTACTGCGGACTTAAGTATTATTGGGGTAACGACAGATAATGAAGAAATAATAGTTTTTAAAGATGGAAATTTTGTAGGATAATTAAAAGCAACTAAACGGAAGTTTAGTTGCTTTTTGAATGTCGGTAATTGAAAAAAAGATATTATATAGTTATAATAATAATGGTCTTAATAAAATATAAGTTAAAAAAGATTATTATCTTATATTTTAAAGTTTTAAAAGAAGGTGTTATTATTTTTGACGGGCTGAAAGAAAAAACAGTTTGGAAAAGTGCTTGGCCGATTTGTTTAGGCTATTTGCCGCTAGGCTTTGCTTGTGGGGTGTTAGCCCAAAAAGTTGGCTTGACGGTAAGTCAAACCGGAATTATGTCATTATTGGTTTTTGCTGGTAGTGGTCAGTTTATAGCCGCAGCAATGATTGGTGGAGGAGCATCAATTGTTTCAATTGTTGTGACTATTTTCATTGTTAATCTAAGACATTTATTATATAGTTCATCACTGGGGACTTATTTACTAGGACAATCAAAAAAGTTTTTGACAATCTTTCCGCAGGGGATAACTGATGAGACTTTTGCGGTTAATATGATTCAATTTAGCAGTGGAAATTGGGATGCTAAAAAAGCGCTAGCTTTGAATTTAATTGCCCATAGTTGCTGGATTTTTAGTAATATGTTGGGAAATGTTGCTGGTAATATTATTAATGTTGATAGTGATATTGTAAATTATACACTTACTGCGATGTTTATCGCATTATGGTCATATCATTTTAATAATAAGTTGATGGTTTTAACGGGAGTGTTTTCCGGAATTTTAGCCTTAGTTTTATCCGGATACTTGGACAATAAATTACACATAGTGGTGGCAACGGTAGTGGCAACAACCTTAGCTTGTTTTATTGAAGGGAATGATGAAGAAGTTGAGTAATGTAGATATTGCCTTGTGTATAGTGGGAATGAGTATTGTATCTTATATTCCAAGAGCACTACCGCCATTTATTTTAGCAAAAACAAAAATATCACCGCTACTTGAACGGTGGTTAAAATATGTTCCGACAGCAGTATTTGGTTCGCTTGTTTTTTCGGAAATTTTTATTACTAATAAAGAGCTAAACTTTAGCTTAAGTAATGTTAGTCTTTGGACGTCAATAATAGTAGTAATAATTGCCGCTAAAACAAAGTCATTGGCAAAAAGTATTGTTTTGGGATTAATAACATTTTGGTTTTTAAAAAATTATTTATTGTGAGGAATAATTTGGATGAAAAAAATACTGTTAGTATGTTTAATAATAATATTTAATCTTACTGCCACTTCGTTTGCGATGCAGCGGGAAGTTGATTTTTCTTATAAAAAAGTATCTTTAGGCATGAGTTATGAGGAAATGGTAAACCTTATTGGCGAACCTAAAGTTCAGTTTGTGACTTTTATTGGTGAATATGCGGTAGATGAGTATGTTTATAATGATGTTAGAATTGATTTTGATCTTAATACTAAGAAAATTGTTTTTATTAGTATTAAAGATAAAAAATATGAGAATAATCAAGGGGTAAAAATTGGTTCAACTCTTTATAAATTAAATAAGGAATATGGTAAAGGTGAAAAACAAATAATTAATGGGAAAAAATATTATATTTATCAACACGAACAAAATCCTGACGATAAATTATTACTTGATGTCAGCAATGGTTATGTTGAAAAAATAATTATAATGAATTTACCAACTGGAGCCTTAGAATAAACGATGTTATAATTATAAGAAAACAGGTAGACCCTAATGGAGGAAATTATGAAAAAAAATGCTGGCCGTTATCTGTTGATTACGCTAGGTTGTTTGATTAGTACCTGTTCAATTAATTTGTTTTTAGTGCCACACCAGTTACTTAGTGGGGGCATTAGTGGTATTGCGATTATTTTTTACTACTTAGTGGGATTGCCAATTGGTGTACAAATCTTAGCGATGAACTTACCATTATTATATTTAGCTTATAAAATGTTTGGCAAAAAATATGCCCTTGATATTTTATTTGGCATTGTTATTTTTTCACTGTTAGTTGATATAACAAGCTTTTTAAATCATTTTAATGCTGTTGATGATGTTATGTTAGCAGCGATTTATGGTGGTGTTTTTACAGGAATTGGTTATGGAATTGTATTTCGTTCTAATAGTAGCACTGGTGGGATGGATATTGTTGCGGCAATTGTCAAAACAAAATATGGATTTAGTGTTGGCTTTATTAATTTTGCTGTTAATTGTGGATTAATGGTAGTTGCCTCGCTTCTTTTTGGTTTAAAGTTGGCGATGTTTACTTTGATTTCGATGTTTATAAGCTCAAATTTAACTGATAAAGTGGTAGCTGGACTGAATAATAAAAAAACAGTTGTGATTATTTCAGGAAAATCAGAAGAAATTGCTGAAGAAATAATTAAAGAAGTTGGACGAGGTGTGACCTACTTAAAAGGCCAAGGCGCCTTTACGCTACAAGACAAAGATATTATTTTTGTAGTTGTTAATTTAACGCAGATTGCTAAAATTAAATTGATTGTGGACGGTATTGATAAATATGCTTTTATGATTGTTCAAGATGCCAATGAGGTTTTGGGGCGAGGCTTTACTTTACCGTCATCGAAGAAGAAAAAATAAATTATTTAAATTTTCTGAAAATTATTGTTTTTTTTAAAAGCTCATGCTATACTAAAGACAAGCACCATCCTTATAGTAATTCGGTACTCTGTAGTTTAGTTAGATGGTAACCTTGGTTCTGTAAGATGGTAGTTTACAACCCCTGTTTGTAAG from Negativicutes bacterium carries:
- a CDS encoding YitT family protein, which gives rise to MKKNAGRYLLITLGCLISTCSINLFLVPHQLLSGGISGIAIIFYYLVGLPIGVQILAMNLPLLYLAYKMFGKKYALDILFGIVIFSLLVDITSFLNHFNAVDDVMLAAIYGGVFTGIGYGIVFRSNSSTGGMDIVAAIVKTKYGFSVGFINFAVNCGLMVVASLLFGLKLAMFTLISMFISSNLTDKVVAGLNNKKTVVIISGKSEEIAEEIIKEVGRGVTYLKGQGAFTLQDKDIIFVVVNLTQIAKIKLIVDGIDKYAFMIVQDANEVLGRGFTLPSSKKKK
- a CDS encoding AzlC family ABC transporter permease produces the protein MKKRYYIVIIIMVLIKYKLKKIIILYFKVLKEGVIIFDGLKEKTVWKSAWPICLGYLPLGFACGVLAQKVGLTVSQTGIMSLLVFAGSGQFIAAAMIGGGASIVSIVVTIFIVNLRHLLYSSSLGTYLLGQSKKFLTIFPQGITDETFAVNMIQFSSGNWDAKKALALNLIAHSCWIFSNMLGNVAGNIINVDSDIVNYTLTAMFIALWSYHFNNKLMVLTGVFSGILALVLSGYLDNKLHIVVATVVATTLACFIEGNDEEVE
- a CDS encoding AzlD domain-containing protein — its product is MSNVDIALCIVGMSIVSYIPRALPPFILAKTKISPLLERWLKYVPTAVFGSLVFSEIFITNKELNFSLSNVSLWTSIIVVIIAAKTKSLAKSIVLGLITFWFLKNYLL